A region of the Stutzerimonas stutzeri genome:
TGGTCGAGTACGACACAATGGACAAGCACCCCAATGGCGTACTCAAAGGCGGCTGGTACATTGGCCCGCGGGAGAACCTCAAGGAAAGCGTGCTCGGCCCACTCCCCTATATCGTGCAGGGCAAGCAGGTGTGGCTGGCGACGCTATCGGTCCCGATCATTGTCGATGGCCGCTTCATGGGCGTAGCGGGCACCGATTACAACCTCGATTTCGTCCAGAAGATCAGCCAGGAAGTTTCCGGCAAGCTGTTCGATGGCCAGGGCGAGGTGGCAATCATCAGTGACCAGGGGTTGATCGTGGCAGAGAGCCGCCATCCGAACCTGATTGGCCAGCATTTCCAACAAGTAATGCCGGGTGACTGGCAGACAGCGCTGAACACCATTCAGAAAGGCCAAGAGCTCGCCCGCATAGACGATAGCGGCATGGTTGTGGTCTTCGCTCCCATCGAGCTAGGCCGCACCGGCAAGCCCTGGTCGATCATGCTGAAGATCGACAAAGAGATCGTGCTGGCCAAGGCGAACGAACTGAAAGCAGAGATGGACGCGCAAAGTAACAAGGGCATGCTTCAACAGATCGGTGCGGGCGTGCTTATTTCGATACTCGCGGTCATTGCACTGTGGATTTCCTCACGGGCGGTCGCACTACCCATCCGCAAGGCCGCTCAGCTTGCCGGGGCGATTCAGAAAGGGGACTTCTCACAACGTCTGGGTCATCAATCGGAAGATGAAGTTGGTCAGCTCTCGGCCAGTCTCGATCGAATGGCGGACAGCCTTCAGGAACAGGTGCATGTGGCCGAGCGGATATCCCAGGGCGATCTGGCGGTAGAAGTCCGCCTGGCATCGGAGCAGGACCAGCTTGGCCTGGCGCTGCGGCGAATGGTCGACAACCTAAACGAGCTGGTGTCCCAGGTGCAGCTGAGCTCCGGGATGATCAACGACAAGGCCGGGCAAGTGACGTCGTTGAGCCAGGATCTTTCCAATGGCGCAACGGAGTCGGCCTCCGCGGTCACCGAGATCAGCGCCACCATCAACCAGATGGCCGCACAGATCCGCCAGACCTCCGAATATTCAGGCGAAGCCAATGCACTATCGCGCAGCTCCGAGCACTCGGCACGCAGCGGCAACGAGCTGATGGTCACGCTTAAAGCCGCTATGCAGGAGATCAATCAGTCCGGTCTTGATATCACCAACATCATCAAGGCGATCGAAGAGATTGCCACGCAAACCAACTTGCTCGCGCTCAACGCAGCCATTGAAGCAGCCCGCGCCGGTGAACATGGCCGAGGATTCGCGGTGGTTGCCGATGAAGTTCGCCAGCTGGCGGCCCGCAGTGCCGAAGCAGCACAGCGCTCTACCCGTCTGATTCAGGAGTCCAACGCGCGGACGATCAAGGGCATGGAGCTCACCGACGACACCGCTC
Encoded here:
- a CDS encoding methyl-accepting chemotaxis protein, which codes for MSLKSIQQRIAVIGGLCLLTTAGILIGYSVYIASSTQQLVSSRVSQQAQDDALQTLQNLGGKYAGEIRSEFTEALEAARGMATTFAVAKANSASDGLQIGRDEVNSILLNVLKSYPDFNGTYSCWEPDAIDGQDFLFTGGQNGNNEQTGRFTPYWTRGADGKIAVQPLVEYDTMDKHPNGVLKGGWYIGPRENLKESVLGPLPYIVQGKQVWLATLSVPIIVDGRFMGVAGTDYNLDFVQKISQEVSGKLFDGQGEVAIISDQGLIVAESRHPNLIGQHFQQVMPGDWQTALNTIQKGQELARIDDSGMVVVFAPIELGRTGKPWSIMLKIDKEIVLAKANELKAEMDAQSNKGMLQQIGAGVLISILAVIALWISSRAVALPIRKAAQLAGAIQKGDFSQRLGHQSEDEVGQLSASLDRMADSLQEQVHVAERISQGDLAVEVRLASEQDQLGLALRRMVDNLNELVSQVQLSSGMINDKAGQVTSLSQDLSNGATESASAVTEISATINQMAAQIRQTSEYSGEANALSRSSEHSARSGNELMVTLKAAMQEINQSGLDITNIIKAIEEIATQTNLLALNAAIEAARAGEHGRGFAVVADEVRQLAARSAEAAQRSTRLIQESNARTIKGMELTDDTARALEAIVQGAAQVSQLVDEIASASSQQASGIEQVSLAISQIDEVVHHNSTNSEQSTRAAQELTQQAQQMIVQVGRFKVRHSR